Proteins encoded by one window of Camelus dromedarius isolate mCamDro1 chromosome 27, mCamDro1.pat, whole genome shotgun sequence:
- the HOMER3 gene encoding homer protein homolog 3 yields the protein MSTAREQPIFSTRAHVFQIDPATKRNWIPAGKHALTVSYFYDATRNVYRIISLGGAKAIINSTVTPNMTFTKTSQKFGQWADSRANTVYGLGFASEQHLTQFAEKFQEVKEAARLAREKSQDGGELTSPALGLTTHQVPPSPLVSANGPGDEKLFRSQSADAPGPTERERLKKMLSEGSVGEVQWEAEFFALQDSNNKLAGALREANAAAAQWRQQLEAQRAEAERLRQRVAELEAQAAAEPPVVSEKEGPGQSLEQLEALVQTKDQEIQTLKSQTGGPREAPDNSEREETQQKVQDLETRNAELEHQLRATERSLEEARVERERARAEVGRAAQLLDVRLFELSELREGLARLAEGTP from the exons ATGTCCACAGCCAG GGAGCAGCCCATCTTCAGCACACGGGCGCATGTGTTCCAGATTGACCCGGCCACCAAGAGGAACTGGATCCCCGCGGGCAAACACGCACTCACTGTCTCCTACTTCTACGATGCCACTCGCAACGTCTATCGAATCATCAGCCTTGGGGGTGCCAAG GCCATCATCAACAGCACTGTCACCCCCAACATGACCTTTACCAAAACCTCCCAGAAGTTCGGGCAATGGGCAGACAGTCGCGCCAACACTGTCTATGGCCTTGGCTTTGCTTCTGAGCAGCATCTGACCCAG TTTGCTGAGAAGTTCCAGGAAGTGAAGGAAGCAGCGAGGCTGGCTCGGGAGAAATCTCAGGATGGTGGGGAGCTCACCAGTCCAGCCCTGGGGCTCACCACCCACCAG GTGCCCCCGAGCCCCCTTGTCAGCGCCAATGGCCCCGGCGATGAGAAGCTGTTCCGCAGCCAGAGCGCAGATGCCCCTGGTCCCACCGAGCGTGAGCGGCTCAAGAAGATGCTGTCCGAGGG CTCCGTGGGCGAGGTGCAGTGGGAGGCCGAGTTCTTCGCGCTGCAGGACAGTAACAACAAGTTGGCGGGCGCCTTGCGAGAGGCCAACGCCGCCGCTGCCcagtggaggcagcagctggAGGCCCAGCGTGCAGAGGCCGAGCGGCTGAGGCAGCGG GTGGCTgagctggaggcccaggctgCCGCCGAGCCACCTGTGGTCAGTGAGAAAGAGGGGCCAGGGCAGTCGCTGGAGCAGCTGGAGGCACTAGTGCAAACCAAGGACCAG GAGATCCAGACGCTGAAGAGCCAGACGGGTGGGCCCCGTGAGGCCCCAGACAACTCTGAGCGTGAGGAGACGCAGCAGAAGGTGCAG gaccTGGAGACCCGAAATGCAGAGCTGGAGCACCAGCTGCGGGCAACGGAGCGCAGCCTGGAGGAGGCACGGGTAGAGCGGGAGCGGGCCCGGGCCGAGGTGGGCCGGGCGGCGCAGCTGCTGGATGTCAGGCTGTTTGAGCTGAGCGAGCTACGGGAGGGCCTGGCCCGCCTGGCCGAGGGCACGCCCTGA